A genome region from Fibrobacter sp. includes the following:
- a CDS encoding PEGA domain-containing protein, with product MQVKSKKFSLCLATLLLVSFSFQAFPNDCGPGKKALHYLCDVSVINNIGSGFSADFMEQLKNPLKEIGYCLTVFSPDVLTDSSKINDLVMNVSLFYPDSDSVAVLLIGLQSIELFQQKEVFENPLISLVYEPGEISTFKSVLVKKTIENLRTEYVCHLRIQSAPEGVRIRGESGLEGSTPLEWILPVGNMEITGELDGYEPVHRRLDLSKPGIHTYLLEMRKRQFYTSKFIYPAAIFGLGAVTCFAAERYYYSKYMELGREDFFNHPERFENTFNRAKTFERAALTSLILSAVSFTLTFWF from the coding sequence ATGCAAGTAAAAAGCAAAAAATTCTCCCTTTGCCTCGCTACTCTTCTCCTTGTTTCTTTTTCTTTTCAGGCATTTCCAAATGATTGCGGCCCCGGAAAAAAAGCGCTCCATTATCTCTGCGATGTATCTGTAATCAACAACATCGGCAGCGGCTTCTCTGCAGACTTCATGGAACAGTTGAAGAATCCTCTCAAAGAGATCGGCTACTGCCTGACAGTATTTAGCCCGGATGTGCTCACTGACAGCTCAAAAATTAACGACCTTGTGATGAATGTCTCTCTTTTTTATCCTGATTCCGATTCTGTTGCAGTCCTGCTGATCGGACTTCAGAGTATTGAGCTATTTCAGCAAAAAGAGGTGTTTGAAAACCCTCTGATCTCCCTTGTCTACGAACCGGGTGAAATCTCCACCTTCAAATCTGTTCTTGTAAAGAAAACAATAGAAAATCTCAGGACCGAATATGTCTGCCATTTAAGGATCCAGTCCGCACCCGAAGGAGTAAGAATAAGGGGAGAATCCGGGCTGGAGGGGTCAACACCGTTAGAGTGGATACTGCCGGTGGGAAACATGGAGATCACAGGTGAACTCGATGGATATGAACCGGTGCACCGCAGACTCGATCTCAGCAAGCCTGGAATTCATACCTACCTTCTGGAAATGCGGAAACGACAGTTCTATACCTCCAAATTTATCTATCCAGCAGCGATTTTCGGCCTGGGTGCAGTTACCTGCTTTGCCGCAGAAAGATACTATTACTCAAAGTACATGGAACTAGGCAGAGAAGATTTCTTTAATCATCCGGAGAGGTTTGAAAACACGTTCAACAGAGCAAAGACTTTCGAAAGGGCAGCGCTTACATCACTTATACTTTCGGCAGTCTCTTTTACGCTCACTTTCTGGTTTTGA
- a CDS encoding right-handed parallel beta-helix repeat-containing protein has product MEGTLHSLKRFSTLLAPLVLLSFFCINRDNPWDPVNSCPEVLKSEIISRQTPAIDSSLNAILSTDSSWNSLAFILDSISRINNSILKSNPVTAKTVDSLRKHNRKIDSLNRITTECSLIDTQNLLDTLDFLVELQDTQLFEECRKVFSIESLKIAALISSGNQECTPHGVYSKKTIDSIFAMMAPVTGKWDSLQKRWQGYGQEMKDSNRLSIDIFNRQVQIDNHTIISYNRSRLMQIAYCGKELHSDPESLKTIIPSLQPGDTLYLDSIKITSQFSFLNVGDNGGPPIVVIGSPFMNTIINPAGFFLTESRNIRFYNLIFADGANSGVKLEFNCDRILFENCVFRNNSQHGVEAIQSNVELRNCIIYHNSGSGVRIQGTHSVEHGLVADNILVAHNRAYGINSISAAIMLSNATISDNGLDGIRLEVANRPVTIARSLLTFNEYYGIRRDPSEPGLGFFTTPNTAFFGNKAGVMMADSVYLKLNEPFISEDPHYLNRDEDEYMIGPQSNLSGMDIGYSK; this is encoded by the coding sequence ATGGAGGGCACTCTGCATTCATTAAAGCGTTTCAGTACACTGCTGGCTCCGCTGGTTCTTCTTTCATTTTTCTGTATCAATCGCGATAATCCCTGGGACCCGGTTAACAGTTGTCCAGAAGTGCTGAAAAGTGAAATTATCAGTAGACAAACTCCGGCAATTGACTCCTCACTGAATGCAATTCTCTCCACAGATTCCTCATGGAACAGTCTGGCTTTTATTCTTGACAGTATCAGCCGGATAAACAACTCTATCCTTAAATCCAATCCCGTCACAGCGAAAACTGTCGACTCTCTGCGCAAGCATAACAGAAAGATCGATTCCCTGAACCGTATCACTACCGAATGCAGCCTTATCGATACTCAGAATCTCCTCGACACTCTGGATTTTCTTGTTGAACTGCAGGATACGCAGCTTTTTGAGGAGTGCAGGAAAGTTTTCAGTATCGAGTCTCTTAAAATCGCAGCCCTGATATCATCGGGAAACCAGGAGTGCACTCCCCACGGGGTTTACAGCAAGAAAACGATAGATTCTATTTTCGCAATGATGGCACCTGTTACCGGTAAATGGGACTCTCTGCAGAAACGATGGCAGGGCTACGGGCAGGAGATGAAAGATTCAAATAGGCTCAGTATCGACATTTTTAACCGTCAAGTACAAATAGACAATCATACTATAATATCCTATAATAGATCCCGGTTGATGCAGATCGCCTATTGTGGCAAGGAGTTACACTCCGACCCGGAATCTTTAAAAACAATAATCCCCTCTCTCCAGCCGGGTGATACTCTTTATCTGGACAGCATAAAGATCACATCACAGTTCTCTTTTCTGAACGTGGGAGACAACGGAGGACCGCCCATAGTCGTTATCGGTTCCCCTTTTATGAATACAATTATCAACCCGGCCGGATTTTTCCTTACCGAAAGCAGGAATATCCGCTTTTACAATCTGATATTTGCCGATGGTGCAAACAGCGGTGTAAAACTGGAATTTAACTGTGACCGGATTTTGTTTGAAAACTGTGTTTTCCGCAATAACAGCCAGCACGGTGTTGAGGCTATTCAGAGCAATGTCGAACTGCGGAACTGTATCATTTATCACAACAGTGGTTCCGGTGTCAGAATTCAGGGAACCCATTCGGTTGAGCATGGGCTGGTGGCAGACAATATTCTTGTCGCCCATAACCGGGCCTATGGAATAAATTCCATTTCTGCCGCTATTATGCTTTCAAATGCTACAATCTCCGATAATGGCCTTGATGGGATAAGGCTTGAGGTAGCCAACAGGCCGGTTACAATTGCCAGATCACTGTTGACTTTCAATGAATACTATGGAATACGCAGGGATCCTTCGGAGCCGGGCCTTGGATTCTTTACAACTCCCAACACCGCTTTTTTCGGCAACAAGGCGGGAGTGATGATGGCTGACAGTGTGTATCTTAAACTGAATGAACCATTTATCAGTGAAGATCCCCATTATCTTAACAGGGATGAAGATGAGTATATGATAGGACCTCAGAGCAATCTCTCCGGCATGGATATTGGATATTCAAAATGA
- the nfo gene encoding deoxyribonuclease IV, producing the protein MKRVGPHVHTTGGVFNAPLNAAAVGATAFGLFTKNQRRWDAKPLDNQTIDAFRKNLSDSGFLPKHVLAHNSYLINIGHPDKDLRTRSLNALIDELNRCNLLGLPLLNIHPGSHLNLCTVDECLEIIAASINIALDKTEGVTVVLENTSGQGSNVGFIFEHIAEIIRMVHDKSRIGFCLDTCHTFSAGYDLRTKDAYEKTMNEVDRIIGFRFLRGAHLNDSKAALGSRLDRHHSIGKGELGTDAFRFIMNDPRFEELPLVLETIDESLWAGEIAMLYEMVSPSSEP; encoded by the coding sequence ATGAAAAGAGTGGGGCCGCATGTTCACACTACCGGCGGGGTTTTCAACGCACCTCTCAATGCGGCTGCCGTAGGGGCAACTGCTTTCGGATTATTTACAAAGAATCAGCGGCGATGGGATGCCAAACCACTGGACAACCAGACAATCGATGCGTTCCGGAAAAATCTCTCCGACTCCGGATTTCTCCCAAAGCATGTTCTGGCTCACAACAGCTACCTGATCAACATCGGCCATCCTGACAAGGATCTCCGCACCCGGTCACTCAACGCTCTGATCGATGAACTCAACAGATGCAATCTGCTGGGACTCCCCCTGCTCAACATTCATCCAGGAAGCCACCTTAACCTGTGCACTGTCGATGAGTGTCTTGAGATTATTGCTGCCTCGATCAACATTGCTCTTGATAAGACAGAAGGGGTTACCGTGGTCCTGGAGAATACCTCCGGACAGGGATCCAACGTGGGATTTATCTTTGAACACATAGCCGAAATAATAAGAATGGTACATGACAAGTCGCGGATCGGATTTTGTCTGGACACATGCCATACTTTCTCTGCAGGCTATGACCTGCGCACAAAGGACGCTTACGAAAAAACCATGAATGAAGTTGATAGAATAATCGGTTTCAGGTTTCTCCGGGGAGCACACCTTAACGATTCCAAAGCTGCTCTGGGGAGCAGGCTGGACAGACATCACTCGATAGGGAAGGGGGAGCTGGGGACTGATGCTTTCCGTTTTATTATGAATGATCCCCGTTTCGAGGAGTTGCCTCTGGTGCTGGAGACAATAGATGAGTCGCTCTGGGCCGGGGAAATTGCCATGCTTTATGAGATGGTCTCACCATCCTCAGAACCCTGA
- a CDS encoding DUF1638 domain-containing protein, with the protein MSEKVFIFICENHLPEVKAAAKTEQLDDVEVARLPVSCLYPMKTGTDEIIRTIREQAGSSDCICIFDYSLNVETGTELEKQCTLVRLSSCFELYTSPEVISDYLSKGFYLISSGMLSNWRKNMEKLRLKRDTAREMYSQSIKKLLWLDTGAGENAQEEMEAFSAFLDIPFNRVTVGLGYTRLFLSKIVLEWRNRKERKRNSEDLEYRERQIADFAMALDLIGEISVMSSETVVIENILKLFNAVCAPKALIYIPLADHKSGKPVFCPGSVRISEDFISRVVRMETEYIRTDSGDGFAIQIRRRNEPMGVIIMENFAFPQYSNYYLNFALSVNNVISLAVSNARAYEKLSEAREDLMVANEELEAFSYSVAHDLRTPLQVINGFGNLLKDEYAETLGGEGREYIHKILTSAERMFQLIDDLLRLARTGTGEISLTDTNLSETVNTILDSLIRKEPGRKAEFRVAENVRAMADAQLMMIVLENLLRNAWKFTEKNPETFIEFGEFVLEGKHVFFIRDNGAGFDIGRAGELFLPFKRLHSGKEYQGTGIGLTIVKRIIQRHGGKIWASGEPGKGATFYFTLR; encoded by the coding sequence ATGAGCGAGAAAGTTTTTATTTTTATCTGTGAAAATCATCTCCCGGAGGTCAAGGCTGCGGCAAAGACGGAACAGCTTGACGATGTGGAAGTTGCCCGGCTCCCTGTATCATGCCTGTATCCCATGAAAACCGGAACCGATGAAATCATCAGGACTATCAGGGAGCAGGCTGGGAGTTCTGATTGTATCTGCATTTTTGACTATTCACTAAATGTAGAAACAGGAACCGAACTGGAAAAGCAGTGCACACTTGTACGGTTGTCAAGCTGCTTTGAGCTGTATACTTCCCCTGAAGTCATTTCAGATTACCTCAGCAAAGGCTTTTATCTGATATCATCCGGTATGCTGTCCAATTGGCGAAAGAATATGGAAAAGCTGAGACTCAAACGGGATACAGCCCGGGAGATGTATTCTCAGTCAATCAAAAAACTTTTATGGCTGGATACCGGAGCAGGCGAAAACGCCCAGGAAGAGATGGAGGCATTTTCCGCTTTCCTTGACATTCCATTTAACAGGGTTACTGTTGGTCTTGGCTATACCCGTCTCTTTTTATCGAAGATAGTTCTGGAGTGGAGGAATAGAAAGGAGAGGAAGAGAAATTCTGAGGATCTGGAGTATCGCGAACGGCAGATCGCTGATTTCGCCATGGCACTGGACCTGATAGGTGAGATTTCCGTAATGTCCTCAGAGACGGTAGTAATAGAGAATATCTTAAAGCTCTTTAATGCAGTATGCGCTCCGAAAGCTCTCATTTACATACCTTTGGCAGACCACAAATCCGGAAAACCTGTATTCTGTCCGGGGTCGGTCAGGATTAGTGAAGATTTCATTTCCAGAGTCGTTAGAATGGAGACAGAGTATATCAGGACCGATTCAGGGGACGGTTTTGCAATTCAGATAAGGCGCAGAAATGAACCAATGGGTGTAATTATCATGGAGAATTTCGCCTTTCCACAGTACAGCAATTACTATCTCAACTTTGCATTATCCGTAAACAATGTGATCTCACTTGCTGTATCAAACGCCCGCGCCTATGAAAAGCTCAGTGAAGCCAGAGAAGATCTGATGGTGGCCAATGAGGAACTGGAGGCATTTTCCTATTCAGTGGCACATGACCTCAGAACACCTTTACAGGTCATTAACGGGTTCGGAAACCTGTTAAAGGATGAGTATGCTGAGACACTGGGGGGTGAGGGCAGGGAATACATCCACAAGATACTGACATCAGCAGAAAGGATGTTCCAGTTGATAGATGATCTGTTGCGTCTGGCAAGAACTGGTACAGGTGAGATTTCCCTCACTGATACCAACCTGTCAGAAACAGTCAATACAATACTCGATTCCCTGATCCGAAAGGAACCCGGCCGGAAGGCGGAATTCAGGGTTGCAGAAAATGTCAGAGCGATGGCGGATGCTCAGCTTATGATGATAGTGCTGGAGAATCTGTTGAGAAATGCCTGGAAATTCACGGAGAAGAATCCGGAGACCTTTATAGAATTCGGGGAATTTGTGCTGGAGGGTAAGCATGTTTTTTTCATCAGAGATAACGGGGCAGGATTTGACATTGGGAGAGCAGGAGAATTATTCCTTCCCTTCAAAAGGCTTCATTCCGGGAAAGAGTATCAGGGTACAGGGATCGGGCTTACGATAGTAAAGCGGATCATTCAGAGACACGGAGGAAAAATCTGGGCCAGCGGTGAACCCGGCAAAGGAGCGACCTTCTACTTTACCCTGAGATAA
- a CDS encoding HU family DNA-binding protein, with protein MNKGDLVAAVAKDLGGSKDAAQKAVNSVLENIKKNVKKGVNIIGFGSFGVSTRKARTGRNPKTGETIKIKASKNIRFKAGKAFKDIVR; from the coding sequence ATGAACAAAGGTGATCTGGTTGCTGCAGTTGCAAAGGATCTGGGCGGCTCAAAAGACGCTGCGCAGAAAGCGGTCAATTCCGTTCTGGAAAACATCAAAAAGAACGTGAAAAAGGGCGTAAATATCATCGGTTTCGGTTCTTTCGGTGTTTCTACACGTAAAGCCCGTACCGGCCGCAATCCAAAAACCGGCGAAACCATCAAAATCAAAGCCTCAAAGAACATCAGATTCAAAGCCGGAAAAGCCTTCAAAGACATTGTCAGATAA
- a CDS encoding exosortase/archaeosortase family protein, translating to MIAKLILFCPILAVAVYSFIGPVILLADKISKQNNWILLVFPFLLLMLWIRRDELSEAKREKSAIIGGATMCLVALLQGSIGNNFLPLFLIELSPFLFLSGVFYALLGWKRGTFLLWPTGYLVFFLIIIPEITPALIRALQISSTVGSWFLLHICGLNVKMQGISLIFPNVTLDVNKSCSGINQTVALLAFAFPLAWIKLDKYYRRLLLILLSVPLSVVFNILRITLIGFWNYKAERFHTHGPFDVLLLPLVYPALLIVLVFLSRIISGRNRTGSKSDPDSCSAKSSEKEQMKCSEMAQTMHLHSIENCSG from the coding sequence ATGATCGCAAAACTTATACTCTTCTGTCCAATTCTTGCCGTGGCGGTTTATTCTTTCATCGGCCCTGTGATACTTCTGGCCGATAAAATTTCAAAACAGAATAACTGGATACTTCTGGTTTTTCCATTCCTTCTTTTAATGCTCTGGATCAGACGAGATGAATTATCAGAGGCTAAGCGGGAGAAAAGTGCCATCATTGGGGGAGCGACGATGTGTCTGGTTGCTTTGCTTCAAGGCTCTATCGGCAACAATTTTCTTCCCTTGTTTTTGATTGAACTCTCCCCTTTCCTGTTTCTCAGCGGTGTTTTTTATGCGCTTCTGGGATGGAAAAGAGGGACATTTCTTCTGTGGCCCACAGGTTACCTGGTTTTTTTTCTGATCATAATTCCCGAGATTACTCCTGCTCTGATAAGAGCCCTTCAGATTTCCAGCACAGTTGGTTCATGGTTTCTTCTCCATATCTGCGGTCTCAATGTAAAGATGCAGGGGATTTCGCTTATCTTTCCGAATGTAACTTTAGATGTCAATAAATCCTGCTCAGGGATAAACCAGACAGTGGCACTTCTGGCATTTGCGTTTCCCCTGGCCTGGATAAAACTTGATAAATATTATAGACGGCTGCTGCTTATTCTTCTGTCAGTCCCTCTGTCGGTCGTTTTCAACATATTGAGAATAACACTGATAGGATTCTGGAATTATAAAGCCGAACGGTTTCACACCCATGGTCCCTTTGATGTGCTTCTTCTGCCTCTGGTCTACCCGGCGTTACTTATTGTCCTTGTTTTTTTGTCAAGGATAATTTCAGGACGGAATCGAACAGGCAGTAAAAGCGATCCAGACTCCTGTTCTGCAAAGAGCAGTGAAAAAGAACAGATGAAGTGTTCAGAGATGGCACAGACTATGCATTTACATTCTATTGAAAACTGCTCAGGATAA